AGGACGTTCCGAAATAACCCTCTGGACTGTGGCCCTGTAGCCCTGTGAGTCTTGAATCCGAGTCCTCGGCCCCGCCGCCGGCGCTGCCGGCGGCGGTGACCGTGGCCTACGACCTCCTGCTCTGGTTCGTCAATCATGTCGGCACGTTTCCCCGCTCGCATCGGTTCGTGCTGGGCGGTTCTGCCGCCCCTTCGTAAGGGGAGGCCAGGTGGGGTCGAACTCATGCCCTCCGCGAAACGAGGGCGCCGGACTTCCTGCCCCTGAAGCGCCGACTCCGAAGAGCGCACCACCCTGATCCCTTCGACAAGCTCAGGACGGGCCCGGACCGGCCCGCGCCCGAGCACTGGCCAGTTGCCGGCCCGGGACCGGGGCGCCCTGTCGCAATTTCTTCGTCGTCGTTCACGCCGGCGGAACGCGGGCGCATCCTGGGGGGAGCAGGGGGGTGTCGAGAAGACTCCCCCCTCACGAAGAAAAGCTTTCTTGACAGCGCTGACGCCGGACTGTAGTGTGATGAAGTGATTGGCTAGGGGAGACAGGAGACTTGCCACATGTCGAGAGCCTCAGCTACTAAATCGCCAGGCCGATTCTCTACGATGGTCAATCGAGCGGCCCTCCGTAAGGAACGGGTGGTGATCACCCGCCGCGGAAAAAAGGTGGCGGCTGTCGTGCCGATCGAGGATGTGACCCTGCTGGAGAAGCTCGAGGATCTCATGGACCTGGAAGACGCGCGTCAAGCGCTCAAGGAACCAGGGTCCATTCCTTGGGACAAGGTCAAGGCGGATTTGGGGCTCTGATCCCCTGGTGCTGTATCGCGTCGAGTTCAAGCCTTCCGCTGCTCGTAGCCTCGGCAAGTTACCTGAACAGGTGCAGAAGCGGATTGCGGTCAAGGTCAATGCCTTGGCTAACAATCCACGCCCGCCTGGAGTCGAAAAGCTGTCGGGTGCGGAGAGCCTCTACCGCATCCGCGTCGGGGACTATCGGATCATTTATGAAATCCAGGACCAGGTCCTGCTCGTCCTTGTGGTCAAAGTGGGACACCGGGGAGAAATCTATCGTTAGGTGCCCGGTCTGGACGAGTCGAATTGAGCGATATTGGAAAGGGGGAGCGTCATGATGCGCATACGGTATGACCCTGAGGCGGATGTGTTGCTTCTGAAATTGCGTGACGATCCTCCGACCGATGCGGTTGAGGAGCCGGGAGGGGTCATTGTCAGTTACGGCGAGGACCGCGAGCCGGTGAGTGTGGAATTTCTGAACGCCTCCGCTCGGCAC
This sequence is a window from Nitrospirota bacterium. Protein-coding genes within it:
- a CDS encoding type II toxin-antitoxin system prevent-host-death family antitoxin, with the protein product MVNRAALRKERVVITRRGKKVAAVVPIEDVTLLEKLEDLMDLEDARQALKEPGSIPWDKVKADLGL
- a CDS encoding type II toxin-antitoxin system RelE/ParE family toxin; translation: MLYRVEFKPSAARSLGKLPEQVQKRIAVKVNALANNPRPPGVEKLSGAESLYRIRVGDYRIIYEIQDQVLLVLVVKVGHRGEIYR
- a CDS encoding DUF2283 domain-containing protein yields the protein MRIRYDPEADVLLLKLRDDPPTDAVEEPGGVIVSYGEDREPVSVEFLNASARHLVLPNEVSVTIQAEGHARAV